The [Pseudomonas] carboxydohydrogena genome includes a window with the following:
- a CDS encoding histidine kinase, with the protein MPSLFRFLSVIAIIGGLIYGAVYALANFVKPTPREMTINISQDKFQKK; encoded by the coding sequence ATGCCAAGTCTGTTTCGCTTCCTGAGCGTGATCGCGATCATCGGCGGCCTGATCTACGGCGCCGTGTATGCGCTGGCGAATTTCGTCAAACCGACGCCCCGTGAGATGACGATCAACATCTCTCAGGACAAGTTCCAGAAGAAATGA
- a CDS encoding shikimate kinase yields MPEILARQGVAQNQIADILSALGTRAVVFVGMMGSGKSTVGRRLAARLRLPFVDADHEIETRHGGMTITEIFANHGEPYFREGEAKVIAALLDGGAQVLATGGGAFLREDTRARIRDKAVSIWLKADGPTILRRVKRRSDRPLLQTEDPAATIERLIAAREPFYGLADMSIVSRDVPHDKIVDECIDALHEYLCGTPVAFANRT; encoded by the coding sequence ATGCCCGAAATCCTTGCCCGGCAAGGTGTTGCCCAGAACCAGATCGCCGACATTCTGTCCGCGCTCGGGACGCGGGCGGTTGTCTTTGTCGGCATGATGGGATCGGGGAAATCCACCGTCGGGCGGCGGCTGGCCGCGCGGCTGCGGCTGCCGTTCGTCGATGCCGATCATGAGATTGAAACGCGGCACGGCGGCATGACGATCACCGAGATTTTCGCCAATCATGGCGAGCCGTATTTCCGCGAGGGCGAGGCCAAGGTGATTGCGGCGCTGCTCGATGGCGGCGCGCAGGTGCTCGCGACCGGCGGGGGTGCTTTCCTGCGCGAGGACACGCGCGCGCGGATTCGCGACAAGGCGGTCTCGATCTGGTTGAAGGCGGATGGCCCCACCATCCTGCGCAGGGTGAAGCGCCGCTCCGATCGGCCGCTGCTGCAAACCGAAGACCCGGCTGCGACCATTGAGCGTCTGATTGCCGCACGCGAGCCGTTCTACGGCCTCGCGGATATGTCCATCGTGTCGCGCGACGTGCCGCACGACAAGATCGTCGATGAGTGCATCGACGCGCTCCATGAATATTTGTGCGGAACGCCTGTCGCTTTCGCAAACAGGACTTAA
- the aroB gene encoding 3-dehydroquinate synthase, which produces MPAAAETKSRPNDATMLEVGLGARSYPIAIGRGLLPSLGERIKEIRPGARAAIVTDRTVARHWLVPAMDALKSAGVEAALPIIVDDGEGSKSYGVLEDVSEGLIGAKIERNDLVVALGGGVVGDLAGFASAIVRRGVDFVQVPTSLLAQVDSSVGGKTGINSPKGKNLIGAFHQPVLVLADTAVLDTLSQRQFRAGYAEVAKYGLLGDLGFFEWLEKNYDGIFSGSAAREHAVAASCRAKAGIVGRDEFETGERALLNLGHTFGHALEAATGFSDRLFHGEGVAIGMTLAAEFSARRGMISQDDVARVQAHLAAVGLPTRLQDISGFTQEGVGDADALLSLMFQDKKVKRGKLTFILLEELGRAVIVNDVDPAQVREFLAEKLVADTRRI; this is translated from the coding sequence ATGCCGGCCGCCGCTGAAACAAAATCCCGTCCCAACGATGCGACGATGCTCGAGGTCGGCCTTGGCGCGCGTTCCTATCCCATCGCGATCGGGCGCGGCCTGCTGCCTTCTCTCGGCGAGCGCATCAAGGAGATCCGGCCCGGCGCGCGCGCGGCCATCGTCACCGACCGCACGGTGGCGCGGCACTGGCTCGTCCCGGCGATGGATGCGCTGAAGTCGGCGGGCGTTGAAGCGGCGCTGCCGATCATCGTCGACGATGGCGAAGGATCGAAAAGCTACGGCGTGCTCGAGGATGTCAGCGAAGGGCTGATCGGCGCCAAGATCGAGCGCAACGATCTTGTCGTGGCGCTCGGCGGCGGCGTGGTCGGCGATCTCGCGGGTTTTGCCAGCGCCATCGTGCGCCGCGGCGTCGATTTCGTGCAGGTGCCAACCTCACTGCTCGCGCAGGTCGATTCCTCCGTCGGCGGCAAGACCGGAATCAATTCACCGAAAGGCAAGAACCTGATCGGCGCATTCCATCAGCCGGTTCTGGTGTTGGCCGACACCGCCGTGCTCGACACGCTGTCTCAGCGACAGTTCCGCGCGGGCTATGCGGAAGTCGCGAAATACGGGCTGCTCGGCGATCTCGGATTCTTCGAGTGGCTGGAAAAAAATTACGACGGGATTTTCTCAGGGAGTGCGGCGCGCGAACATGCGGTCGCCGCAAGCTGCCGCGCCAAGGCGGGCATCGTGGGGCGTGACGAGTTCGAGACCGGCGAGCGCGCGCTGCTCAATCTCGGCCACACCTTCGGCCACGCGCTGGAAGCCGCGACCGGATTTTCCGATCGCCTGTTTCACGGCGAGGGCGTCGCGATCGGTATGACTCTCGCTGCGGAATTTTCCGCGCGGCGCGGGATGATTTCGCAAGACGATGTGGCGCGCGTGCAGGCGCATCTGGCCGCCGTCGGCCTGCCGACGCGGTTGCAGGATATCTCGGGCTTCACCCAGGAAGGCGTCGGCGACGCGGATGCGCTGTTGTCGCTGATGTTCCAGGACAAGAAGGTCAAGCGCGGCAAGCTCACCTTTATCCTGCTGGAAGAGCTCGGCCGCGCCGTCATCGTCAACGATGTCGATCCGGCGCAGGTGCGCGAGTTTCTCGCTGAAAAGCTTGTAGCGGATACAAGACGGATATGA
- a CDS encoding HlyC/CorC family transporter: MNSTALNLLIAALLLAANAFYVAAEFALVKSRGFRIKTMVEQRRFGADLVQTILDDIEAYLACCQLGITMASLGLGWVGEPTVAALLEPVLVPLGLSQSALHLTSFVTGFLVFSSLHIVIGEQVPKTFAIRRPEPVSLWIAYPLRVSYILFYPLNRLLNNASSGLLRLLGVQEISQHEVLTGTEIEGLVGESAEYGKIESGEAEYIQNVFRFGDLVVSDVMVHRTAMVMVNADLPSEELVGAVLASEYTRIPLWRGKPENIIGVLHAKDLLRAIRQTDGDISRVDVSAIALPPWFVPEMRLISEQLKAFRRRKTHFALVVDEYGEVEGLVTLEDILEEIVGDISDEHDVAVAGVRAQPDGSVVVDGSVPIRDLNRAMNWELPDEEATTIAGLVIHEARSIPDRGQIFTFHGFRFRVLRRERNRITALRIFPLPQAVEEPMPRRAGRAFSFF, from the coding sequence ATGAACTCCACGGCGCTCAATCTGCTGATTGCGGCTCTTCTGCTTGCGGCCAATGCTTTCTATGTCGCGGCGGAATTCGCGCTGGTTAAAAGCCGGGGTTTTCGAATCAAGACGATGGTGGAGCAGCGCCGGTTCGGTGCCGACCTCGTGCAAACAATCCTGGATGACATCGAGGCTTATCTCGCTTGCTGCCAGCTCGGCATCACCATGGCGTCGCTTGGCCTCGGCTGGGTCGGAGAGCCGACGGTTGCTGCGCTGCTGGAGCCGGTTCTCGTGCCTCTCGGCCTGTCCCAGTCAGCGCTGCATCTGACGTCGTTCGTGACCGGCTTTCTGGTCTTTTCCTCGCTGCACATTGTCATCGGCGAGCAGGTGCCCAAGACATTCGCCATCAGGCGTCCGGAGCCGGTGTCGCTCTGGATCGCGTATCCATTACGTGTGTCGTATATTTTATTTTATCCGCTGAACCGCCTGCTGAACAACGCCAGCAGCGGGTTGCTGCGGCTGCTCGGTGTGCAGGAGATTTCCCAGCACGAAGTTTTGACCGGCACGGAGATCGAGGGGCTGGTCGGCGAGTCCGCCGAGTACGGCAAGATCGAAAGCGGGGAGGCCGAATATATTCAGAATGTGTTTCGTTTCGGCGATCTCGTGGTATCGGACGTCATGGTCCATCGCACGGCGATGGTGATGGTGAACGCCGATCTTCCGTCCGAGGAACTCGTGGGGGCGGTGCTTGCGAGCGAGTACACGCGAATTCCGTTATGGCGCGGCAAGCCGGAGAATATCATCGGTGTCCTTCACGCCAAGGATCTGTTGCGTGCGATCCGGCAGACGGACGGTGACATCTCCAGGGTTGACGTAAGCGCGATCGCGCTGCCGCCATGGTTCGTTCCGGAAATGCGCCTGATCTCCGAACAGCTCAAGGCGTTCCGCCGCCGCAAGACGCATTTTGCGTTGGTGGTGGACGAGTATGGCGAGGTCGAGGGTCTGGTAACTCTGGAGGATATTCTGGAAGAAATCGTCGGCGATATTTCCGACGAGCACGACGTCGCCGTCGCGGGTGTGCGAGCCCAGCCCGATGGGTCCGTCGTGGTTGACGGCAGTGTGCCGATTCGCGATCTCAACCGCGCGATGAACTGGGAGCTTCCTGATGAGGAGGCGACCACCATCGCGGGCCTCGTCATTCACGAGGCGCGCTCGATCCCGGATCGCGGCCAGATATTCACCTTCCACGGCTTCCGCTTCCGGGTGCTTCGCCGCGAGCGCAACCGCATCACCGCGCTGCGAATCTTCCCCTTGCCGCAAGCGGTCGAGGAGCCGATGCCGCGCCGCGCCGGCAGGGCATTCAGCTTTTTCTGA
- a CDS encoding BolA family protein, whose protein sequence is MTARDTIEKKLTDALHPESLDVIDESHLHEGHAGHRPSGETHFRVHIVSRAFEGKSRVERHRMINAILADDLAGRVHALALKTLAPGE, encoded by the coding sequence ATGACCGCCAGAGACACCATCGAAAAAAAACTGACCGACGCTCTCCATCCGGAAAGCCTCGACGTCATCGACGAATCGCATTTGCATGAAGGGCACGCCGGGCATCGCCCCAGCGGCGAAACGCATTTCAGGGTTCATATTGTGTCTCGCGCCTTCGAAGGGAAGAGCCGCGTCGAGCGCCACCGGATGATCAATGCGATCCTGGCCGACGATCTCGCGGGCCGCGTCCATGCTCTGGCGCTGAAGACACTGGCACCCGGCGAATAG
- a CDS encoding J domain-containing protein: MSSFDSKYFDKIRIKPAAKGKPRVKEEAVTCEWPDCKNPAPHRAPKGRGKEREYWHFCLNHVREYNQSYNFFSGMSDEAVARYQKDAQTGHRPTWKMGANTGKGKGKAGVEDEFEGALDPFAMFQEMNGRGRWRPGPGAKAETKTETRKVMNAERKALQVMGLGADATLEMVKTKYRLLVKQHHPDANGGDRSTEDRLIEIVKAYNYLKTVVRP, from the coding sequence ATGTCGTCCTTCGATTCGAAATATTTTGACAAGATCCGTATTAAACCTGCCGCGAAGGGAAAACCCCGCGTCAAGGAAGAGGCGGTGACGTGCGAATGGCCGGATTGCAAGAATCCAGCGCCGCATCGCGCGCCGAAGGGCCGCGGCAAGGAGCGGGAATACTGGCACTTCTGCCTCAATCATGTGCGTGAATACAACCAGTCCTATAATTTCTTCTCGGGCATGAGCGACGAGGCGGTCGCGCGCTATCAGAAAGATGCGCAGACCGGCCATCGCCCGACCTGGAAGATGGGCGCGAACACCGGCAAGGGCAAAGGCAAGGCCGGTGTCGAGGACGAGTTCGAGGGCGCGCTCGATCCGTTCGCGATGTTCCAGGAAATGAACGGGCGCGGCCGCTGGCGGCCGGGACCGGGCGCGAAGGCGGAAACCAAGACCGAGACGCGGAAGGTCATGAACGCCGAGCGCAAGGCGCTTCAGGTGATGGGATTAGGCGCGGACGCCACGCTCGAGATGGTGAAGACCAAATACAGGCTGCTGGTGAAGCAGCATCATCCCGACGCCAATGGCGGCGATCGCTCGACCGAGGATCGGCTGATCGAGATCGTCAAGGCATACAATTATCTGAAGACCGTGGTCCGCCCGTAG
- a CDS encoding DedA family protein, with product MSQYLDLIVAFVSSHGAVAYLVIFLSAFLEAVPLAGSIVPGSTVILALSALVPSGNLKIAPILIAAIAGAALGDGLAYWLGYAQKRRVLSLWPMSKYPVLIAESERFFLRYGTFAVFFARFVPPIRAFVPITAGALDMPPPKFFAIDALAVLTWAPAMILPGVLAGSAVEQWGAKAEHYALPLVCGLIAIGAAIWAFRCRRTRRRALDAAACK from the coding sequence GTGAGCCAGTATCTCGATCTCATCGTCGCCTTCGTCTCGTCCCACGGCGCCGTTGCCTATCTTGTGATCTTCCTGTCGGCGTTTCTCGAAGCCGTGCCGCTGGCGGGTTCGATCGTGCCGGGCTCGACCGTGATTTTAGCGCTGAGCGCGCTGGTCCCGAGCGGCAATCTGAAGATCGCGCCGATCCTGATCGCGGCCATTGCCGGCGCGGCGTTGGGCGACGGCCTTGCCTACTGGCTCGGCTACGCACAGAAGCGGCGTGTGCTGTCGCTGTGGCCGATGTCGAAATACCCGGTCCTGATCGCGGAGAGCGAGCGCTTCTTCCTGCGCTACGGCACGTTCGCGGTGTTCTTCGCCCGCTTCGTTCCGCCGATCCGGGCGTTCGTGCCGATCACCGCAGGCGCGCTCGACATGCCGCCTCCGAAATTTTTCGCCATTGATGCCCTGGCCGTTCTGACATGGGCCCCCGCGATGATCCTGCCCGGCGTTCTTGCCGGATCGGCCGTCGAGCAATGGGGCGCGAAGGCCGAGCACTACGCATTACCGCTGGTCTGCGGGCTGATCGCGATCGGCGCGGCAATCTGGGCGTTTCGCTGCCGGCGGACACGCCGCCGCGCGCTGGATGCCGCGGCCTGCAAATAA
- the cobS gene encoding cobaltochelatase subunit CobS — MMTAATLQSQEATRLPDMKVSVRQVFGIDSDLEVPAYSEVDPHVPDVDPDYRFDRATTLAILAGFAKNRRVMVTGFHGTGKSTHIEQVAARLNWPCVRVNLDSHISRIDLVGKDSIVVKDGKQVTEFRDGILPWALQNNIALVFDEYDAGRPDVMFVIQRVLEVSGRLTLLDQNKVIKPHPAFRLFATANTIGLGDTSGLYHGTQQINQGQMDRWSIVTTLNYLPHDEEVEIVLAKAKHYRNDAGRDIVNKMVRLADLTRNAFANGDLSTVMSPRTVITWAENAEIFGDLGFAFRVTFLNKCDELERPLVAEFYQRCFNVDLPESAVNVALS; from the coding sequence ATGATGACTGCCGCCACTTTGCAATCGCAGGAAGCCACCCGTTTGCCGGACATGAAGGTGTCCGTGCGCCAGGTTTTCGGCATCGACAGCGATCTCGAGGTCCCCGCTTATTCGGAGGTCGATCCCCACGTGCCGGATGTCGATCCGGATTATCGCTTCGACCGCGCGACCACGCTCGCCATTCTCGCAGGCTTCGCCAAGAACCGCCGCGTCATGGTCACGGGCTTCCACGGCACTGGCAAGTCCACGCATATCGAGCAGGTCGCCGCGCGGCTGAACTGGCCGTGCGTGCGCGTCAACCTCGACAGCCACATCAGCCGCATCGACCTCGTCGGCAAGGATTCGATCGTCGTCAAGGACGGCAAGCAGGTCACCGAATTCCGTGACGGCATTTTGCCGTGGGCGCTACAGAACAACATCGCGCTGGTGTTCGACGAATACGACGCGGGCCGTCCGGATGTGATGTTCGTGATCCAGCGCGTGCTGGAAGTCTCCGGCCGTCTGACGCTGCTCGACCAGAACAAGGTCATCAAGCCGCATCCGGCGTTCCGCCTGTTCGCCACCGCCAACACCATCGGCCTCGGCGACACCTCGGGCCTTTATCACGGCACCCAGCAGATCAACCAGGGCCAGATGGACCGCTGGTCCATCGTCACCACGCTGAATTATTTGCCGCACGACGAGGAAGTCGAGATCGTGCTCGCCAAGGCGAAGCACTATCGCAACGACGCCGGCCGCGACATCGTCAACAAGATGGTGCGGCTCGCGGACCTCACGCGCAACGCCTTCGCCAATGGCGACCTCTCCACCGTGATGAGCCCGCGCACGGTCATCACCTGGGCGGAAAACGCGGAGATCTTCGGCGATCTCGGCTTTGCGTTCCGCGTCACCTTCCTCAACAAGTGCGACGAGCTGGAGCGCCCGCTGGTGGCCGAATTCTATCAGCGCTGCTTCAACGTCGATCTGCCGGAAAGTGCCGTCAACGTCGCACTGAGCTGA